GTTTCTTATAAAACCCATCTATAAACACTTTTTCATCTTTGTTAAATATCAGGATTGACTTGATGAATTGGTTGACGATTTTAATTGCCGTATCAAATTTGAGTTTCTCCGCCTCGCGAAGCAGCGGACGAACCATTTGTTCAAAGCCACGCTTGTTAATATCTGCGCCTTTGAATTTAATCAGTTTCCTGAAGTGTTCTTCTTCCGTACATCCGGTCCAAACCACGAGTTTCCTTAAAAGGTCTTTATCATACAGGACTATATTTTGCGCTATTTTATAAACATCATAAAAATCTCTTGGTTGCTGGCGATTCAGGAAGGTAACTATCTTGCTGGCAAGCAGTTCCTCCAAAACCAAGGTATAAACATTGAACTTAGGTATTACTTCAAATAGCTCGGTTTTGAAGGGCAGGCTTTTCTTCTCTAATATCGGTAGGCGGTCAAGCCAATTAATATCTGTCTTAACTTCCGCATTGCTACCCCAAAGGTTTGGATATTTAAGAATAAATTGATGGGAGGCGTGACCTCTATCCCTTCCTATAGATTTATATCCTAATCCGGATACTAAATCATGGATTTCCTTAAGTAAAGCCGGTTTCTGCGCTTCCATTGCTTCTTTTTCCAACGCGCCAATAAAATCCAAGTCAATATCAACCGAGAGACGCGGAATATCTGAATGAATGAAGTTTAATGCCGTGCCGCCCCGGAGCAGGAATTTATCCCTTAAAACAGGCGATTCGGTTATCCGTTTAAGCAGGACGGTCAGGCGCCAGACCTTTTCCAGATTGTCTTTTGCAAAGCCGGTCTGGGCCGACTTTTTCTCAAGATACTTTTTGTCTGGTTGCATATTGGTATTTGTTAACAAGGTATTCCGGGACAATCAGATTCCATTCTTTAATTTGTTCGCCTGTCCCGCGGGCAAGCTTGGGCGGCCAGTAATATTTCGCCCGGCTGATGTGTTTCTTTATATTATCGAACACCTCTGGCTCCACCTTCCAGTTAGTTTCAAACAACCTAAGTAAAAACCCGGTCTTGGCATAAAGCGCTTTTTCATTAAACCGAGCGAGATATTCAATTAATCGCTGTATATCTATAAAAGCGCCTTCTGCGGGAGATACAATGTTTTTGCCCACATTAGATAGCACATATTGTAGGAGGTCGTTAAATTCTTTATAATTCAAAATCGTTTCGGCCAACGTTACTTGTGTCCCCTGGCCGTCGGAAGAATTATAAATGGGGCCCGCTGAAAGGATAAGCGGCAAAATACGTTTTATCCGTTGCGGGTCTTCGCTTAAGTCGTTAGCAATAACAATATAACTATGCTGTTGTTCGGGATTCTCTTTGTATTTCACTCTAAGATATTGATATATCTTTTCCGCTACCTTAATATCTTGTTGGGCTTCGGGCAACGGGCAATAAAACAGTCCTACTAAAGACAGCTCATAGCCGTTTCTTCCTGGCTTGATAATTCCGCTGTTGACCAAATGGTTAATGTCTGGGATTCTGGTCTCCCAATCAGCCCGGAATTTATTAACCGTTGGTGCTTCATTCTGGTTAATGGTATGTTTGTATATGACGGCTAATAAATCTGTGCCGCGTAACCCTTCCAAGGAGCGAATAAGTTCGTCCACACCGCCGGCCAGGTCCGGCTGGCGTAGGCAATCCAGAATAGTGCGCTCTATATCCGTTACATTAATAACCTGTCCTTCGCGAATAAGGGTTGTGGCGCCAAATAGGTCTTTCGTGAATCGCCATTTGTATTCTATTCCTTGATGAGCAAACGAGACAAACCGGTGCGGAGAGGAAATATAGACCCGGTTAAAAACCGACTGACCGATGCCGTGTAATTCCAAGGCCGAATAATAAGAAATTGCATACGGTTCCGAGACCCGGCTGGCCACCAGGAATTTATCCGGCTGATAGTCCTTTCCGACAAACTCTATCGGCACCAGCGCATAAAGCCCCCGGCGAATCTTCTTAAGATAACCACCTTGATTTAATCTGGTCAATTCCTGGGCGGTTTGATATTTATCCTCTGTGACGGATAAAGCATCATTGGTAGTTATTATTGCCTTGTCTTTTAACTTCTCGTATAGGTTAGGATAAAGTTTTGGTGACATATAATATAGTTGTTAATAACGCATTTAATTATACATATAAACCACTCTTGGGTGCATTATAAACAACTGTTAGTTGTTTGTCAAGCATTTTATTATACATTATTTGATAAATTTACTGCATTAAGAACAACTGGATTCTTCAATATTTGAAAAAGTCAACATAGCTTATTAGTAGTACTAAACACCTCCGGCCATGTTTGGAAGGCGTTTTTTCCTAAAACACCATATTTTCTCATATAGTAAAATAGGCGTTTTAAGGAAAATAATGCCCTTATCGTGCTTATTGTCAACATAAAACAGGGGTTTTGTCAACATAATCCCGGTTTGTTGTCAACATAAACGGCTAAAGCCCCATTTTGGCAACCTTGCTTGCCAAAAAAGGCCTCGTTTGGCAAGCGTCCTTGCCAAAATCAGCTAAACATACCTCTAAATCAAGCAGGGTTGACTTGTAATACCAGAAGTTCACCTAAGTCAACCTGCCTTATCTTAGCAGGCACTTCTGTGTCGATCTGCTTGCACTGAGCGTAGCGAATGTGTGGTTCTACCTATTTTATCTGAATTCCCATTTTAGGTGTCACAAAACGCCCCTTGGCTGAATGAGAGGGTGAGAGAGGAGGACGTTAAAGGTCCTGTGCAGGCCGGCCGGCAGGGACCGATGACGGACTCCAACTTTCCTCCCTAACCCATGCGGGTGGGGAGAACCTCATTAACCTTAGGGCAAGGTAATCCCGCCATTCGGCGGGATGTAAGAGTTTGTAACTCGCTTCGCTCTAACAAACGCTAACAAAGGGGGTGATAAAATATGGCAACCAAAGTATCTGGTGTAAGGTTGGTAATACCCGAAACCAATCCTCCGGCTGACTATATGGCTGAACAGTGGCGCGATTCCCTGAAGAATAACGCTATGCGTATCAACCAGAAACGCCAGCAGGCGGTTCCGGACGAGGGTAAATTCCAGACCAAACTGGCTGCACCGTCAGGACTTGAATGGGCTAAGGTGATGGACCCGACTTACCGCTCCAAGAGCGAGTTGAGCGCGGATGACATCAGGACGGCCCAGATGAGAAACCTGATGGATGCCTTCAGCAAGTGGGAATTGGGTCTTGCCTACGCATTTGAGACCGTGGACGGCGTGGAAGCCAAACGGTTCAAGGATGCGGTTGACAATAAATCCGATTCCTGGGCTGACGGAGTAACCAGGAAGACGCTTCGTTTCACCGGCGACAAGGTCAGGGGCAGGGGCGCGGCACCTATCGCGGCCTACTGGCTGGCCGGTGACAAGCGGGTGGGCGAGATGCTTCGGGCTGGCGATACGGTTACTACAGGCGGACCAATCAACGTGGCTAAGGTCGGATTCAGGACATTCCTGAAGACCGGCTTGGTGCAGAGATTGATTCAGTCCGGAGTGGTGATTGTCCGTTCGGGTTATGACCCGGCCGTGATTGGCGCGCAGAATGGCTTTATCAACGAGTTCTTGAAAGGCGTTCAGGATGCGGCATTCGCGGAGTTCCAGCCGCTGCTTCTCCCGGACAAATCCTTCTGCCGTTATGAACTGACTGACGGGGTGCTTTACCTCAACATTCAGGTAGTAACGCCGTAGGATAAATGCGGAATGCGGAGTGTGGAGTTCGGAATTGTTTCGGGCTCCACCTCCGCTCCGCATAACCCATACAGGATAAACGAAAGAACGGACAAACCAAGAAACCGAGGAACATGTTCTCCCGTTCTTTAGTTCTTCAGTAAATATTGGAGATATTTTTATGTCAGACACATTAAAACCATTATCCGTAAAGACGGAACATCTGGCTACCAAATCAGTAACCAGCGAGAAGATTGCGGAGAAGGCCATAGAAAACAGGCACATCAAGGAAGGCACGGTCACGCCTGATAAGATGACATTTACGCCGGTAAGCCGGCCGATTTCGCCGCCGATTGATTCGGCCGAGATTAAAGACGGCGCGATTAAGACCGATGAGCTTGCCGGTAACGCAGTCACGGCTGATAAAATTGCGCCTAACGCCATCACTGCTGAGAAGATACTGAATGGTGCAGTTACCAGTGAAAAGATTCGTGACGGCGCCATTACCAAGGAAAAGATGGCTGACGGGATTATCGGAACAGCCGAGATAATTGACGGGTCAATCACTTCAGCCAAGTTAGCCGGCAATTCCGTAACCGCTGCGAAAATCGCATCTAACGCCGTAGGTTCTTCAGAGATTCAAAATGGCGCGGTGACACCGGCCAAGCTGTCGTTCTCGGTGCCGAGCCGACCGTTAACTCCGCCGGTTACTACAGCAGAAATCGGTGATGGACAAGTGACACAGGCCAAACTGGCACCCGGCGTAGGCGGCGGAGATACGCTAACTATGTTCCCAACGCCCCAGACCGCCCTGGACCAAGGCGGGATTATTGCCACGACCGTACCGGCCAGCGTTGACCTTTCCGCAATCATCCCGGTAGGCACCAAGGGCGTGATTGTCTCCATCGCCTGTATTACCCAGGGTTATACCGATGGCGGGATGATGGCATACATCTTCCGTCAGTTGGGCGCGGAATATGCCCTGCAAGTCGGGGCTCCGGCAATTAACGCTCCGGGGATTAGTAACGGTGGCTCAGTCCTGATGCCGGTGGCAGCTGATAGGACGTTGCTTTGGCAAGCTTATGTAGCTGGGAATAACTCAACGGAACTCGTAATTTATATCCTCGGATATATAATGTAGCCCCGGCAAAGACTGCCGGGGTCTAACTCACTGTAACGACCTTCGGTCTAACAGTGAGTAAGAGGTACGTGGTGTAGCAACCACAGATGACACAGATGGCTCAGATTAATCGGTGTCAGTACCCGGTGCGCCGCCTGCGGCGTACTGCCGACCAGTGCTTTGCACAGGGCAGTGAAATCTGTGGTGCAGAAACGAAAGCGCCCCCTGATTTTCATCAGGAGGCGCTTCTTGCTATAAGCTCTTTGCTCTACGCTATTCGTTAGACCACCCCCTGGTCCATCATTGAATCCGCCACCTTGACGAATCCGCCGATGTTAGCGCCGCTGACGTAATTGATGAACTTGCCTTCCGTGCCGTACTTGACGCAGGTGGCATGGATGTCCTTCATGATGTTGTGCAGTTTCTCGTCCACCTCTTCGCGGGTCCAGGACAGCCGGAGCGAGTTCTGTGACATTTCCAGGCCGCTGGTGGCTACGCCGCCGGCATTGGCCGCCTTGGCCGGTCCGTAGAGGATTTTGGCATCGAGATAGGCGTTGATGGCGTCGATGTTGCTGGGCATATTGGCGCCTTCGGCCACGCACATACAGCCGTTCTTGATGAGCAGTTTGGCTTCGTCGCCGTCAATCTCGTTCTGGGTGGCGCAGGGCAGCGCCACGTCGCACTTGATGCCCCAGGGCTTTTTGCCGGCCAGATACTTGGCGCCGAACTTGTCCGCGTATTCCTTGATTCGGCCCCGCTTGACGTTCTTCAACTCCATGACAAAGGCCAGTTTTTCCTTGGTCATGCCCTTTTCATCATAAACCGTGCCGTCTGAGTCGGACATGGATACGACCTTGCCGCCCATTTCCATGGCTTTTTCAGCCGCGTACTGGGAGACATTACCTGAGCCGGAGATGACCACGGTCTTGCCTTTGAGCGTTTCCTTGCGGGTCTTGAGCATCTCGTCCACGAAATAAAGCACGCCGTAGCCGGTGGCTTCCGGACGAATCAGCGAGCCGCCCCAGTTCCGGCCCTTGCCGGTTAAGACGCCGGTGAATTCGTTGCGCAGGCGCTTATACTGCCCGAACAGGAAGCCGATTTCCCGGCCGCCCACGCCGATGTCGCCGGCCGGAACATCAGTATCCGGGCCGATGTGGCGGAAGAGTTCGCTCATAAACGACTGGCAGAAGTGCATGACTTCGTTGTCCGACTTGCCCTTGGGGTCGAAATCCGAGCCGCCCTTGCCGCCGCCCATGGGCAGCGTGGTCAGTGAGTTTTTAAAGACCTGTTCAAATGCCAGGAATTTGAGGATGCCCAGGTTGACCGATGGGTGCAGGCGCAGGCCGCCCTTGTAGGGGCCGATGGCGCTGTTCATCTCAATCCTGAACCCGCGGTTGACCTGGACCTCGCCCTGGTCGTTAACCCAGGGTACCCGGAACATCATGACCCGTTCGGGCTCGACGATTCTTTCCAGAATCTTGGCTTTTTGGTATTTGGGGTTCTTTTCTATGAAGGGCATGATTGATGAGAGCACCTCATAGACCGCCTGGTGGAACTCTGTTTCCGAGGGGTTCTTGGCCTTGACCCTGTCCATAAATTGCGTTAGGTTGTTTCCGGCCATATTGGTATCCTTTCTGTTTTCCTTTCGGACCGATTTCTCCATTGTCTGCGGCATTTGCTGGTCCTTTCTATGGTTAAGTTATGATAGTTAGTATATTATTTCACGAGGTTGCGGTTCCCACAGGAACTAAGCGAAGCGTGAATCCGAGCATTCAGCCAGCGGCTGAAGCGCAGGTCAACCCGGTGGCTCATGGCGCTTTTGGCATACTTGTTTTCTCCGTCTAAAGGGACTGTTACTATAACACGGAAACCGGAAAAGTCAAGAAATAATTGGGGAAAATATTAACACGAATAAAACGAATAGCACCCCGAAAGCTTTCGGGGTGGGATTCGCCTTTATTCGCTGGACGCGGTCTCTTCGGAGTGTACCCGGAGCGCTGTCCCCGTTCCGTTCCGTCGGTACTCGCGACCAATTCCACGATTCACATCGTGGAACAGGGCAGCCACTGGCTGAATGCTCCCGACCATTGCTGCGCAAAGGGCGCTTAGTGCGTGTTAGAATGGATTAAATCCAGCTCGGCCGCGGCATCGGCGATGAATTGGCTGATGATTTCCTTAATGGGTTTGATATCCTTGACCAGTCCGACGCTCTGGCCGGCCATGAGCGAGCCGCGTTTGACGTCGCCATCCACCACGGCCTTTTTTAGGGCGCCCATCCAGAACCGTTCCACCTCAAACTGCGCTTCCTTGCGGGAGATGGCGCCGGCTTCCAGTTTCTTAATCAGTTCCATCTGGAGTTTTCCGAAGGCGATTGTGCCTTCGTTATACAGGGCCCGGACTGAGACCACCGGCAGGGCCGAATCAAACTGGGGCGTGGCCATGGCATCCCGGGCCTTGGCGCGCAGGAACGCCTCCTTGAATTCCGGATGCGCCTGGCATTCCGGCGACATGACGAACCGGGTGCCCATCTGGATGCCGGATGCGCCCATCAACAGCAGGTGGGCCATCATTTGGCCGGTGGCAATGCCGCCGGCCGCGAAGATAGGCAGCTGGTCCTTGAACTTGAAGAGCACCTCCTGCAAGAGGACAATCAGCGAGACCGGGCCGATATGGCCGCCGGATTCGCTGCCTTCGAGCATCAGGCCGTCCGTGCCGTATTTTATCATCCGTTCGGCGATGGAATCGGTCGAGGCAAAGCAGATGACCTTGGCGCCGGAGTCCTTGGCCTGCTGGATTTCCTCGGTGCGCGGGAAACTACCGGCAAAGATGATAAAGGGCGCCTTCTTGCGGCAGGCCAGCTCCAGGTGCGCCGGGTAGTTCGGGGCAATGGTGATGAGATTGACTCCAAATGGTTTCTTAGTTAGGGTGCGGGTGTCGTCAATATCCTTAGCCAGCAGTTCCGTGGGCATATTGCCGCCGGCCAGGACGCCGAAGGCGCCGGCATTGCAGACCGTGGCCACCAGGTGCGGGGTCGAGACCCAGGTCATGGCCCCGCAGATGATCGGATAGTCCACGCCCAGGAATTCCCGGCCCTTGCGCCATAATTGATTAATCCGCTTGGTATCTGTCATATGAACGGCATGATAGATTATTCGGCTGACGGATTCAAGAGAATTAACATTAAATTGTCAATACCATCTTTTATTGTCATTTCCGCGTAGGCGGGAATCCAGGTACGTGCGGATAATCTTGGATTCCTGCTTTCGCAGGAATGACACACGCGGGGCGGGAACGAAAAACAGGTAAGCGGGGTTCACCCCCACACCAATGTATTTCTCACATTAAGGCATTGGTGTGGGGGTAAACATCCGTACGGCCTGGGGAACGATTTCTATCTCAGCCGGCAGGTAGCCGCAGAAGTCGCCGTCCACCTGGAGGGCCACGGTTTCTTGGGAGGTGACAACTACTTTGTTTACCCGCTGATGCCCGGCTGAGGCGAGCGAACCATTGCCCAGAAAGGCCAGGGTGTAATAGAGCAGGATGCTCAAGGACGATTTACCGGTGAACCAGCAGGCGTCCAGCGCGCCGTCATTATGGATGGCTTGGTTGACCAGAACAAACGGCCCGCCGTAACTGCGGACATTGGCAACCTGGACAAACGAGGCGTTTTCTGCGAGCGGTTTGCCGTCTGCAAGGATGTTTATCCGGGGCGCCTGATAGGAAAAGAGATGCCGAAGGGCAATCGGGAAATAACTGAACAGGTGCGCCTGCAATCTGGAGCCATCCTTACGCGACAGGTGGTATTTTTGGGCTACCTGGGCGTCAAAGCCGATGCCGGTCATGGAGATAAAATAGCGTCTCAGGTTTTCCTTTGGCAGAGTGACACAACCCAGGTCCAGTTGGCGTGATAAGTTATTCCGAAACAGGTGGATGAATTGCCTGATATTTCGTTTTAACCCGAGTTCCTTGGCAATGACGTTCCCGGAACCGAAGGGAATAAATCCCAGGGTCGGTCTAGTATCCGTATTAAATTTGGTGTTTGATAAGAGCCCGTTGATGACCTCGTTAAGCGTGCCGTCCCCGCCCAGGCACAGGATGGACGTATTATCCTGATGTTCGGCGGCTATTCGTGTAGCGTCTCCGGCCTTTTGGGTGGGCGCTACCTGGCAGTCTATCTGCTCTTTAACCAGGGCGTCTTTGAGGCGTTCTAGGAAGCGCATGGACCGGCCGCTGCCGGAAATCGGGTTGACGATAATCTTGAGTCTCATAACCATGCTGATAATTTATCAGAAATATCTGGATTTGCAATAAATTGTATGTTATGAGTGGCGATATGAAGAAGTTGCGGGGCAAACAATCAGGCGAAAAGGATAAACCGGCGGCTGAAGCCGGCCAGCCGGTTATTATAGATGTGCCTAAGGGCAACCTGGTCTTGATTAAAGACCGCTGTAAGAGTTGCGGGTTCTGTATTGAATTCTGCCCCAAGAAGGTGCTGGAGTTTTCATCCGAAGCTAATGCCAAGGGATACCGGATACCCAGGGCCAAAGACCCGGACGCCTGCATCCTGTGCGGTTTTTGTTCGATGTATTGCCCGGACTTTGCGATTTACCAGACGAAGAACGATAAGACAGGGAAAAAGTAATAATATATTATGGGCGCACCAAACGAAACCGTTTTAGAAGGCAAGCATTTCATCAACGGCGCGACAGCCTGCGCCGAGGGCGCGATTGTGGCCGGCTGCCGGTTCTTTGCCGGATACCCAATTACCCCGGCCACCGAAGTGGCCGAGCGGATGTCCGAACGCCTGCCCCATCTGGGCGGTATTTATATCCAGATGGAGGACGAGATTGCCTCGATGGCCGCGATACTCGGAGCATCCTGGGGCGGGAAAAAGTCCATGACCGCCACCTCAGGTCCAGGCTTTTCGCTGATGATGGAAAATCTCGGGCTGGGCATTATGACCGAGACACCTTGTGTTGTAGTGAATATGCAGCGGGCCGGGCCGTCCACCGGACTGCCCACCTATGTCGGACAAGGGGATATGATGCAGGCGCGCTGGGGCTCGCACGGGGTTTATGAAATCATTGCCCTGGCGCCGTCTTCGCCCCAGGAAGCCCTGGACCTGACCATCATGGCTTTTAACCTGTCCGAGGAATTCCGGTTGCCGGTCCTGATAATGGGTGATGAGATAATCTCGCATATGGCCGAGCGGGTAATTATTCCGTCGCCTGATAAGGTCAGGATATATCCGCGCCGCGCGCCCAAGTCGCCGCCTGATGAATACCTGCCTTACCAGCCAAATAGCGATCTGGTGCCGGATATGGCCACGGCCGGCCAGGGTTATCATATCCAGACCACCGGCCTGACCCATAACGAGAAGGGCTATCCGGTCATGACCACCGAGGCGCACCAGAAACTGGTAAAACGGCTGGTTGATAAAATAATCCTTAACAAGGATAAAATCATCCGGGTGGAAGAAGAGAACACCGCCAATGCGGATGTAGTGGTTTGCAGTTACGGCAGTTCGGCCCGGATTGCCGAGTGGGCAATACGAGAAGCGCGCGCCAAGGGAATCAAGGTCGGCAAGTTGCGCCTGATTACGGTCTGGCCGTTCCCGGACGAGCAGGTCAGGGCCATGGCCAAGAAGATAAAGGCCTTTGTGGTGCCCGAGATAAACAACGGGCAGATTAGTTTAGAGGTGGAGCGCTGCGCCGGCGGCCAGGCCCGGGTCATCAGCGTGCCGCATATGGGCGGCGCCGCGCATAACCCGCAGGATATTCTTGACGCGATTATGAAGGCAGTGAAATAGAAATATGGTAAACCCCATTAGAAAGAACACGAATAGAGATAAAGACATGAATTGTCCGTTAAAATCTAATACAGAACTTTCTAACGGGGCAAGCGAGATTAATAAGCATCCGCTGGATAAATTTATCCGCCAGGACCGGATGCCCCATATCTGGTGTCCGGGTTGCGGGCTGGGCACGGTCTTCAACGGACTGCTCAATGCGATAATAAAATCCTCCGCCTCTGGCGAGACCTCGCCTGCGGGCGGGGGGATTGATCTGGATAAAATAGCCATTGTCTCCGGCATCGGCTGCACCGGCCGGATTGCCGGCTATGTCAAGTTCGACGGATTCCATACCACGCACGGCCGGGCCATCCCGTTTGCCACCGGACTAAAATTAGCCCGGCCGGACCTGAAGGTAATTGTGGTTTCCGGCGAGGGTGATCTGTTCTCGATCGGCGGCAATCATTTCATTCACGCCGGCCGGCGCAACGTGGACCTGACCGTAATCTGCGTCAATAACTCCAATTACGGCATGACCGGCGGCCAGTGCAGCGCCACCACGCCGGTCAAGGCCATTACCGCCACCACGCCTTTCGGTAATTTCGAGGCGCCATTTAGTTTGCCCCATATTGCCGCGGCCGTCGGCGCGGTCTATGTGGCCCGCTGGACCGCCTTCCACGTCCAGAAAATGCAGGCATCCATGGTCCGGGCCATCCGGAAAAAGGGATTCAGTTTCGTGGAAATAATGTCGCCCTGCCCGACCTATTACGCCCGGATGAATAAACTCGGCTCCGGCCTGGATATGATGAAATTTTACAAGGAAAATACCGTCATTCAAAAGGAGGTTCAGCTCAAGGATATCAGCATTGTCCGGGGCGGCAAGATCGTCATCGGGGATTTCGTGGACAGCGACCGGCCGACCTTTAACGACTTGGTAGATGAATTAACCTGCCGGTTTACCGGAGCCACGATGCATAAAGAAGAAAAACAAAAGCTCACGCATGAATAAAGAGTTGAGATTTACCGGTTTCGGCGGCCAGGGCATCATCCTGGCCGGTTACATTACCGGAAAGGCCGCGGCGATTTACGCCGACCTGCACGCCACACTGACCCAGAATTACG
The genomic region above belongs to Planctomycetota bacterium and contains:
- a CDS encoding 2-oxoacid:ferredoxin oxidoreductase subunit beta, whose product is MNCPLKSNTELSNGASEINKHPLDKFIRQDRMPHIWCPGCGLGTVFNGLLNAIIKSSASGETSPAGGGIDLDKIAIVSGIGCTGRIAGYVKFDGFHTTHGRAIPFATGLKLARPDLKVIVVSGEGDLFSIGGNHFIHAGRRNVDLTVICVNNSNYGMTGGQCSATTPVKAITATTPFGNFEAPFSLPHIAAAVGAVYVARWTAFHVQKMQASMVRAIRKKGFSFVEIMSPCPTYYARMNKLGSGLDMMKFYKENTVIQKEVQLKDISIVRGGKIVIGDFVDSDRPTFNDLVDELTCRFTGATMHKEEKQKLTHE
- a CDS encoding nitronate monooxygenase — its product is MTDTKRINQLWRKGREFLGVDYPIICGAMTWVSTPHLVATVCNAGAFGVLAGGNMPTELLAKDIDDTRTLTKKPFGVNLITIAPNYPAHLELACRKKAPFIIFAGSFPRTEEIQQAKDSGAKVICFASTDSIAERMIKYGTDGLMLEGSESGGHIGPVSLIVLLQEVLFKFKDQLPIFAAGGIATGQMMAHLLLMGASGIQMGTRFVMSPECQAHPEFKEAFLRAKARDAMATPQFDSALPVVSVRALYNEGTIAFGKLQMELIKKLEAGAISRKEAQFEVERFWMGALKKAVVDGDVKRGSLMAGQSVGLVKDIKPIKEIISQFIADAAAELDLIHSNTH
- a CDS encoding 4Fe-4S binding protein; its protein translation is MKKLRGKQSGEKDKPAAEAGQPVIIDVPKGNLVLIKDRCKSCGFCIEFCPKKVLEFSSEANAKGYRIPRAKDPDACILCGFCSMYCPDFAIYQTKNDKTGKK
- a CDS encoding diacylglycerol kinase family lipid kinase, which encodes MRLKIIVNPISGSGRSMRFLERLKDALVKEQIDCQVAPTQKAGDATRIAAEHQDNTSILCLGGDGTLNEVINGLLSNTKFNTDTRPTLGFIPFGSGNVIAKELGLKRNIRQFIHLFRNNLSRQLDLGCVTLPKENLRRYFISMTGIGFDAQVAQKYHLSRKDGSRLQAHLFSYFPIALRHLFSYQAPRINILADGKPLAENASFVQVANVRSYGGPFVLVNQAIHNDGALDACWFTGKSSLSILLYYTLAFLGNGSLASAGHQRVNKVVVTSQETVALQVDGDFCGYLPAEIEIVPQAVRMFTPTPMP
- a CDS encoding nucleotidyl transferase AbiEii/AbiGii toxin family protein; this encodes MQPDKKYLEKKSAQTGFAKDNLEKVWRLTVLLKRITESPVLRDKFLLRGGTALNFIHSDIPRLSVDIDLDFIGALEKEAMEAQKPALLKEIHDLVSGLGYKSIGRDRGHASHQFILKYPNLWGSNAEVKTDINWLDRLPILEKKSLPFKTELFEVIPKFNVYTLVLEELLASKIVTFLNRQQPRDFYDVYKIAQNIVLYDKDLLRKLVVWTGCTEEEHFRKLIKFKGADINKRGFEQMVRPLLREAEKLKFDTAIKIVNQFIKSILIFNKDEKVFIDGFYKKQVKPKLLFGTYKYTSDILKHPNLLWRLKNMK
- the gdhA gene encoding NADP-specific glutamate dehydrogenase; translation: MAGNNLTQFMDRVKAKNPSETEFHQAVYEVLSSIMPFIEKNPKYQKAKILERIVEPERVMMFRVPWVNDQGEVQVNRGFRIEMNSAIGPYKGGLRLHPSVNLGILKFLAFEQVFKNSLTTLPMGGGKGGSDFDPKGKSDNEVMHFCQSFMSELFRHIGPDTDVPAGDIGVGGREIGFLFGQYKRLRNEFTGVLTGKGRNWGGSLIRPEATGYGVLYFVDEMLKTRKETLKGKTVVISGSGNVSQYAAEKAMEMGGKVVSMSDSDGTVYDEKGMTKEKLAFVMELKNVKRGRIKEYADKFGAKYLAGKKPWGIKCDVALPCATQNEIDGDEAKLLIKNGCMCVAEGANMPSNIDAINAYLDAKILYGPAKAANAGGVATSGLEMSQNSLRLSWTREEVDEKLHNIMKDIHATCVKYGTEGKFINYVSGANIGGFVKVADSMMDQGVV
- a CDS encoding 2-oxoacid:acceptor oxidoreductase subunit alpha translates to MGAPNETVLEGKHFINGATACAEGAIVAGCRFFAGYPITPATEVAERMSERLPHLGGIYIQMEDEIASMAAILGASWGGKKSMTATSGPGFSLMMENLGLGIMTETPCVVVNMQRAGPSTGLPTYVGQGDMMQARWGSHGVYEIIALAPSSPQEALDLTIMAFNLSEEFRLPVLIMGDEIISHMAERVIIPSPDKVRIYPRRAPKSPPDEYLPYQPNSDLVPDMATAGQGYHIQTTGLTHNEKGYPVMTTEAHQKLVKRLVDKIILNKDKIIRVEEENTANADVVVCSYGSSARIAEWAIREARAKGIKVGKLRLITVWPFPDEQVRAMAKKIKAFVVPEINNGQISLEVERCAGGQARVISVPHMGGAAHNPQDILDAIMKAVK